The following proteins are co-located in the Solanum pennellii chromosome 1, SPENNV200 genome:
- the LOC107022238 gene encoding uncharacterized protein LOC107022238 has product MARINSWTAKKLSYAGRTQLIKTVLFGVQSYWAQLFIIPAKIIKVIEGLCRSYLWSGVGYVTKKALIAWEKVCCPKSEGGIGLINMRIWNRAAIAKMCWDLANKEDKLWIKWIHTYYIQGQREWQRRKQASWMIQKVMNAQLNVEQVQQLQRKNKGVIRLLYDHMTTKAYFTIWIMMNQRLVTVDRLAKWGVEVEKTCVLCKNDEETAEHLIIQCSFARRLWGRLLSWTGKHNDVPMTWEHFVQWCIIHGKGKISEAMKFKTVLAEGSYVLWMERNRRIF; this is encoded by the exons ATGGCAAGGATCAACTCATGGACAGCCAAAAAGCTGTCTTATGCTGGAAGGACTCAACTGATTAAGACTGTCTTGTTTGGAGTTCAATCCTACTGGGCTCAATTGTTTATCATACCAGCAAAGATAATCAAAGTGATTGAAGGTCTATGCAGAAGCTACTTATGGTCAGGGGTTGGATATGTTACAAAAAAGGCCTTGATAGCATGGGAGAAAGTGTGCTGTCCCAAAAGTGAAGGAGGCATAGGATTGATCAATATGAGAATATGGAATAGAGCAGCTATAGCTAAGATGTGCTGGGATCTAGCAAACAAGGAAGATAAACTATGGATCAAATGGATACACACATACTATATACAGGGGCAAAGAGAGTGGCAGAGGAGGAAGCAAGCAAGCTGGATGATTCAAAAAGTGATGAATGCACAGCTAAATGTGGAACAAGTCCAGCAACTGCAAAGGAAGAATAAAGGGGTTATCAGACTACTTTATGATCACATGAC GACAAAAGCATATTTCACTATATGGATCATGATGAATCAAAGGCTAGTAACAGTGGATAGACTGGCAAAGTGGGGAGTTGAAGTAGAGAAGACCTGTGTACTGTGCAAGAATGATGAAGAGACTGCAGAACATTTGATTATACAATGTAGTTTTGCAAGAAGACTATGGGGGAGACTGCTAAGTTGGACAGGAAAGCACAATGATGTTCCAATGACTTGGGAGCATTTTGTTCAATGGTGCATTATACATGGGAAGGGGAAGATATCAGAAGCAATGAAGTTCAAGACTGTACTTGCTGAAGGAAGCTATGTACTGTGGATGGAGAGAAATAGAAGAATTTTTTAG